ttttcaaaaaaatatcagcttctgagacacctgggtggctcagtggtttagtgcctaccttcagtccagggcatgatcctggagtcccgggattgagtcccacatcgggctccctgcatggagcctgcttctccctctgcctgtgtctctgcctctctctctctctctctctctgtgtctctcatgaataaataaaatatgaaaaaaaatcggCTTCCTTGAGATATAATTCAAATACCATGCGATATATCTACTTCAATTCGCTAATTTCTAGCATATTCACAGAGATGGTGATTCACCATTTTAATCATCCTGAAAGACACTGAACTGTACCCACGAGGCAGTCACCTCtcagaccctggcaaccactcacTCACTCCCTGGACAGTACATAGAAAAggtggtcctttgtgactggaataatttgggaggaaaagaaaatagaagcccTGTCATTTACCTGTCACAGGTTCGGTCACTCGCTGCTTGTCTCATCTGGATGAATcacttcttaatcatttttaattggatagaACTATATTCCAGTGGTAGGAAATGTGGGGTCTCTTTCACCCACCCAAGAACACTCAAGATGGCTCAGTCTCCATGGGGACCGGGAACACCCCCCCTCCAACtaataccccccaccccccaccccacccctgccaccagtGTATTCTCAGCCACAAACAGCAGGAACCAACCTTGGTGAGTTAGGGGAGGAAGGAATGTTCTAGAGGGGATTGGGAAACTCCTGGAAGCTCTGAGAGAGCCAGGGTTGGAGATCACATGGGGAATCCCAGCACAGAACAAACTGCATTCCTTGGGTCCCACCGTGGGGGCTTCTGGCCTGGTTGCATCTGGAAGCTGGGCATGGTGGCCACTAGGGCAGCCAGAAGAGCTGTCCTCAGCTCCCACTTCTTTGTCTGGTGTGGGTGCATGACTGGTCACCCTGGCTGCATGGGAGCCTGGAAAGTCACCCTCTCTGGCAGCCACAGCGAGAAGTCCAGACTCAAGCCCCCACCACAGGTGGGCCATGCTTGTGTATCTGGGTGTGGGTGAGGGACTAAGTCCTTGTGGGGAAGGGACACCTTTCTGTGATTCTCCAGTGCTGGCTCTGGGAGTGCACAGAGCAGAAAGGGAAGGCCCCAAATGGAAGAAGGGAGTGGCAGGAGCTAGGAGGTCAGCACGGCAGCCAGGCAGCCACTCTGGGAAGGTGGCCAGGCCCCAGGCAGCCAGGGCGGGGGCCTAGCTGATGCTTGgctttatattcatttatttatttatttatttatttatttatttatttaattttatttatttgtgatagtcacacagagagagagagaggcagagacataggcagagggagaagcaggctccatgcaccaggagcctgatgtgggattcgatcccgggtctccaggatcacgccctgggccaaaggcaggcactaaaccgctgcgccacccagggttccctatattcatttctttaaatgctGGGAGTTCTTGAGAGCTTTGCTGGGCTCTGTGACCAACACTGGGGAGAGTGAGGGCCTCCCCAGTCCAGCCCTTGGACTTGTCACACCTCACCTGGGAGCCTTAGTGGTCATGTCTGTACAAGAGGCCCATCATCATCacccagggctgctgtgaggggCAAGGAGATGCCGTGACCGAAAGGGCCTGATGTGCAGATGATCCGTTAATGAGTGTTTCTACCTTCCTCTGAGATCGTTTTTATTACTTCAGAGGAAGACAAAGCTGTCGTTTTGACCATTAGTTGCCGCCACCCCAGAGCCCCCTATCCCCTCCCCTTCTTGTGGAGGCAAAAGAACGCTTTGCAGGCTGGAGCACGGATGGCACATACAGCTCCCGGCCACACAGCTGGGCAGCAGGCCCCTGGCAGCCCAGCCCACTGCCtaccccccctccaccccacccccggctcccTGGAGCACTTCTTATCCCTGCCCCCAGCGGCCCTGGGAAGCTGCCTGGCCTCAGGTGGAGGGCCAGAAAGGAAACAGGAACAGAAGGACCCAGCCCTCACTCCTCACTCTGCAGCCTGCTTACCCCACCTGCTGGCTCCTttgaagggagggggagggagaagagtggtgtgggggcagggggatgggggagaggcagTTACTGGGTACCACTTCTGGGCAGGACCTGGAAACCCAGCCCAGAGATCCTATGGACCATACAGAGCGCTCAGATTCATTCCCTGTCCTTAGAGAGTGACCCACACACAGGGGAGGTGCACCTGCCATGATAGAAGGAATTGTGGAAAATTCATACATGGAAGCTCTAACCCCTAGTGTCTGAGAATgcaactgtatttggagacagggtttCTAAAGAGGGAATCAAGTAaggcctttttctttctttgtttaaagattttatttatttattcatgagagacgcagagagagaggcagagacacaggcagagggagaagcaggttccatgcagagagcccgatgtgggactcgatcctgggactccaggatcaggccctgagccgaaggcagacagatgctcaaccactgagccacccaggcgtccctaagtaAGGCCTTTAGAGTGGGTCGTAATCCAATCTGATTGGCACCATTATAGATTAGGACACCGACACCAGGGTTGCATGTGCAGAGGAGAAACCATGTGACCAGGCAGCAAGAGGGCAGCCGTGCGCAGGCCAGGGAGAGAGGTCCCAGAAGAAACCAGCTGGATCTTGGGCTTCCAGTGTGAGAGAACAGTCGCTTGGTTTTCACTTTTGGGTAAGCTCTatgccccacgtggggcttgacctcacgaccccgagatcaggaaCTGCACACTTTACTGAAGCAGGCCAGGCACCCTGAGGCTTGTTTGAGCACCCGCCTGTGGCATCGTGCTGTAAGAGGACTAAGCCACCCACCATTACAGCACAGGGGGCAAGAGTGTTCACGAGGTggggcccagggagcaggggcagggtgaGATGTCGTGTAACCCGGAGCCAGCAGGTGAGCTGAGGGCAGCGCCTTTTGTGCACAAAGGCTTGGAGGTAGGACAGGGCCTGGGGGACCACCGAGCAGGCTTCAGAATGGACTTGAGGGTAGGCCGGGCTATACCTGCGCTCAGCCCTGGCCCTCACCCTGCTCGCTGTCCCTGACCCAGCTTTCGGGGcggccctcccccacccccatgataGCCATgtcctgtccctctccttccatccGCTACACTGGTTCCAGCCTGGACGCCCCTGATCCTGGACGCCCAAGAGTGAGACAGGAACACAGGGTTCTTCTTTATGCCTTATTTGCCGGGTGAGCCCCACCAGacagccctggcctggcctcagtttctcctctgtaaaatgagcaaAGATCTTTCCAAGCTCCTTGACTCAGACTCTCCAGTCCTGGCCTCCCCGAAACCCCACTCCCTGTGGGTGACACGGGCTAGAGTTACCCAAGGGCAAGAATGTGTTGCCCTTGACAACCATTCTTTCCCTGACTTCTCTCcctgagggacagagaggaatGCTTCATTAGTCATCCTGGCCTCTCCTTCCTTGTCTTCAGCcccgctccctctgctccccagagCAGGTGGCTCAAATTGCCCCTGAGGGTTCCATGGAACCCCCACGCTCAGCCTTGCCCTCTAATCCCTGTGACTGGAACCTGTCCTTGTCTGAACCTCATGGGGCTGGGGGTGCcgtggggtgcaggtggggggatgggcaggaggACTTGGGGGCAGAGAGTGCACTCAGGTCATCAGACATCTCCGAGTGCCTCTTCTGAGTGGGGTGCTCTGTGGGCAGAGCTGCTGGCCTCTCTGATGGCCTATTGGAGGGAGGAATGAGCGGAGAAAATGCCCACCTTTTACCCAGCCTCCACTTCACATGTAGAGCTTCGGCCGTGGCCCGTGCCCACAGTGGCCCTGGCACAGAATAGTCCCCCAATAAACAGTGTGGCAGCTGCACTGAACGTAGCAACTAAAATGGCTTCAGTCTTCTGACCTCCAGCTGCTCTGTGTCTGGCTGGGGAGATGTAGGCCCAGAACAGGACGGACTTGGCCCCAGGCTTAGGTGAATCAGGGATGAGCCAGGGTCACTTACCTCTTGGCCCCAAATTTGTGAGATTTCACTCAAAGGAGGCATTCCTCTGCAGATCTAGACTGCAGATCTGGGGCATCACTGTGCTGGGGAGGGTGAGGAAGGGACTTCCTGCCCCTGGAAGTGCCAGAGCTTCATCCTGAGCACCTCCATGGGACAGGGTGTGATGGTTGCCATGGAGCTGATGCCTTGTTTGGTGACATGGAGCTGGGTGAGCCTTTAGCTGGCTGTTCTGTGTTTGGGGGCGGGTGGAAGCCCCACCTCATCCCATGAGTCACCCCAAAGGTACAAGGCAAGGTAGGTCCTTGGGAACAGACTATTCCCTAGGGCTTGGcatgccacccccccccccccccccccccccgggcatcCTGGGCTCACTCCTTTCACACTGGGACTCAGGGACTCACTGGGCTGGGGACATCTGGACCAGGGAAGAGAGCTGGGCTCTACCCTGAAGCCACAACATGGTAGTTGTCAGCCCAATGATGTAAAACAAGATGGTACCCATGGGCCACCTCGCCAGATACACAGAGCAGAGAGGTGTTCATCTTAGCAGTCAAAATAGttactgaggggcacctgggcagctcagaggttgagtgtctgcctttggtttagctcctgatcctggggtcctgggatcgagtcccacatcaggctccccacaaggagcctgcttctccctctgcctgtgtcttggcctctctctgtgtgtctctcatgaataaataaaatttttttaaaaagttactgagCACAATTATTGGGCCAGACCCTGGGCTCAGCGCTGGGGATGCAGTGGGGGTTTTCCTGTTAATGGAGAAAAGAGGTATTCGTCAAATAATGATACGGCCAATTAATATAGTTGGGGGAAATCATTTATACTGTGGTCGAGAATGTAGCATAAAGTTACTGTCTGAAATGGCCTGATACTGATGCCCAAATAGACAGATTGATCCAAGAAGTGAATCAGAACATCCAGAAGCTGactagaacacacacacacacgcacacgcacacgcagaCCAGGCATGAATGTCTGTGAACTCCGAGGTGTAGGATACATCAGCCTTTGTTTTCTGAATCACAGCAACTCTGGTTCCTGGTGTCCATTCTCTCGGGCTGTCGGCCCAATATCGGTTGCTTCACACGGCTTCTCTCCTCTGCTGAGTTTGGCCAAAGTTCTGGTGCGGACTCAGGCTAGGAAGATGGCTGTGGGAGGAGGTGGCATGTCTGGCCAGGAGTCTGCCCTGGTCCTTCTTGTCGCTGTCACTAATTCTGCCATAGTGGCATGGCTGGGAGCTGCTTACTCTGGTGATGTCCAGCTGTGCCCGAGCAGGGCCGGCCCTCAGCTGCCCAGGCTCCTGTCCAGGAACgtgggagagagagcatcccCTGGCCTGGCTGAGCCTGTGCTTGTCTGCCGCCAGCTCCCTTGCTGTCACCTGCGGCAGCCCCAGGATGAATTCTGCAGGACTAGGAAGGACTCCTGCAGGCCTGCGAGTCTGGGAAGGAGCACTCATACCTGTGCTTGGCAGGACAAACCGAGCCAGTGGTACCCCGAATGGGCTATGGACACCCTGGGTACATATGGGAGCTCGTCCCAGGTTAAAGAGGCCCTCTTGGTGGCCCTTTGGCTGAGCCTCCCTGCACACAGATACCCACACTCACCCTGACCTCATTAGCCTGCCCTGAGCTTTCACTCTGGTATCGGCCCCAAGTTCCCTTGGGGCTGAGTTGATCACCAATGGAAATACAGTGATTTCAAATCCTGAAAAATCTGAAACTATCTGTTAGCATGTCTGAGTAGAGTTAGTGTCACAAAAAAATCAACCAGGCAATTAATTACAGAGTCGATAGGATTATCTGCCCCTTTGAAGTTCACTATAATATAAATAAGTACTATAAGTACTTTTGgggataaaaaaaatagtgtatgtGGGCTGGCAATCAGATAGCATGTAAATGCATTATAATAACTAaagaatattcataattgtttttttaaaatgtgttttagggatgcctgggtgccataatcggttaggtgtctgacccttggtttcagcttaggtcatgatcttgggatcatgagatcgagcccagcattgggttctgtgctcagggtagagtctgcttggggttctctctccctctgcccttcctgctcatgctctcttactctcgaataaataaatcctcaaaaaattaaaataaattttttttaaagtattcccccaggcagcccggtggctcagcggctcagcacccccttcagcctagggcgtgaccctagagtcccaggatcgagtcccacatcgggctccctgcatagagcctgcttctccctctgcctgtgtctctgtctctctgtgtctctcatgaataaataaaatcttaaaaaaaaaaataaagtactccCCAAAAGAATTTGGGTTTTAGGAGGGAGGCTCTGCCCAGGTGCAGAGGCTGGGCTGAGGGGAGCTTGTGCTTGGGGCAGGGCTTGCCCCACAGGGGACTGTTGCTCCAATCCAGGTGAGAGTTGGTTAGTACAggctcagcacccccaccccctaccccagaCCCCATCTAGGACCCTTCTGCTGAGGAAGAATTGCCCTGTCCTGGCAGTGGCCAGAGCTGGAAGGAGAAGAGGGGCCAGTTCACCTGGATAATGAAAGGAGAAAGGGCGATGTTGGGGAGCCCCCCTTCCAGAGCCCGGGCTGCAGAGAGTACCCCTAGGCTTGCCTTTGGCTGTGACCGTCCCATCCAGGCTCTGCCCTGGCTGGCCAGTGATCCTGGACAAGCCCCTTGAGAGCAACTTCCTCCAGTACAGGGGGCTGGAGAGCCATGGTGCCAGGTTGCCCTGTTGGCTGGAGCCACGGGGGCCACCTGGACCCCAAGCTCcagcctccttcctccacccctccctggccAAGCCCTCTTGGAGTCAGGGGTGGGAGGGTCCAGGCTTGTCCTGACGGGCAGCTACTGATTGTTCTCGTCAGACCCCTCCCTGGGATGCCACATCCATGGGGCCTGCAGATTCTGCCCTCAAACCTGTCCAACCAGTTGTTTGCAAAGAGGGGGGACCTGGGAGGAGCTGCAGGAGGTACCAGAAGCAGCCTCCTCCATCCAGATAGATAGCGGAGCCCCTGGGACgctgcagacagacagacagacagacagacactcgGCCTGGCCATGGGGCTCAGTGGGGGTCAGTATGGGCTGCCAGTGCCACTGTTGCTGCTGCTGACCTGCCTCCCGCGGGGGACAGCCCTGGGTGAGTGAAGGGGAGCAGGGCACTCTGTCTCCAGCTTCAGGAGGACAGATCTACCTCCTCCAGCTGCCTCCCAAGCCCCAAGTCTGGGTGGGTCAGGGGAGGTGGCCCACCAAAGAGGTCACAAGAGATAGACACCTGTCCCCACAGCCCAAGACAGGAGAGTGAGCAACGCTTCCTCACTCTCTTTAGGGTCCTCATCCTCATGGGTCCTGAGCCCCCATCCTATTCTCACCAATGCCTCCCCACTgtcccctccttcctgtcccGAAGGAGAGGTTTAAAGATGTTGACAAGGACCATCCCTCCATGAAGAAAGCTCTGGAAGCCCTCCAGGCATGGCTGCAGGCATTGGTTACTGTGGGCTCTTAAACTGGAGGTACTTAAGAGGTGCAGCCCCTCTCATCTGGGCTACTCTACTCCTTCTCCCTCATTAAGTGGACATTAAGTACCTGCTGTATGCAGTGTGCACCAGGCCTCAGAGACAGAAGTGGGGGCTCTGCGGAAGGAGAGGTGTAGCCCTGAACCTTTGGAgctgaatgaaatggaaatgaatcaTACTGAACCCAACGGAGAGAGGGAAAGGATTCTGGAGACTGGGGGGGAAAGCCACCTCCCCTTTCTGCTGCTGGGGAGGGGCCTCCTGTGCCTCCATGGCTTCCCCAGGCCCCGTGCAGGGCAGAGACCCTAGTGACTCAGGTGGGGCAGGATCTCCCTCTTGACCCCTGCTAGTAGACTAGCAAggcaaggggcaggggctggactCAGGCCCCCGCCTGTGACCCACGGGCACAGAGTTGCTAGGAGGCCTCCTGATTTGTGCCTCACCGCAGCTTCTAGAGAAAGCCTCCACTCCTCCCTCAGATCGGGGCTCCCGAATCAAGTCTGTGCCTCCCCCCTCAGGCTGGGGCTTCCAGAACCATGACTTCTCCCTCAGACCAGGCTGTGGGGGCTTGGCTGTCCTGCTGAGCCTCTTCCATCTGCCCCCCATCTGCCCCAGAGCACATCAGCTACGTGCCCCAGCTCTCAAACCGCAGCCTGGCAGGGACACTCACCCAGTCCACCTTCACACTGGAGCAGCCCAGGGGCCAGTTCAGTCACCGCAGCATCTCTGACTCTGATGTCATCTGGCTGGTGGTGGCCCACAGCAACGGTGGGTGCTGCGGGGGCGGGCCTCGGTTTCCCTCTGTGAACggggcaggaggcctgggaggAACAGCAAGCGTGGGGGAGGGTTGGCAGGTTTtgaggggctgggggacaggaAGGCTGTCTGgcctggcaggaggtggggggggagccCCGCCCCTGCAGCCCTCACCGTCTGACCTGCAGTCACCCTCAGCCACCCAGAACTTCAGTGCCCCACAGAGGGTGGAGGACATCCCTGTCCCTGAAGACTTCACCCGGAGGGGCTACTACCTCACACTGATGGCCAACCGCTTGCTCTACCCGGGCAACCAGCCAGGCAACCAGCTCCGGGTCCTCCGCGTTGGCAATGATACCAGCTGCTCCCCCACCAAGAGGGGCTGCAACCACCCCCTGCCGGGCCCAGGCCCCTACCGGTGAGCTCCTGCCAGGGCCCAAACCCCGGCCTGGggcagctccctgctcaatgccTGGCTTTCTATgggcgggagggggtggggcaggggccagggctggggaggtcTCGGTgacttctcccttctttcttgaGCAGAGGGTCCACCACCTGCACCTCTGCCCCCATGGGCCATCTGGACCCCACAGGAGGTTTCCCCATCTAGGCAGGATGTGCCCCAGCCCATCTCCCCTTACTTGGGTCTTGATTCACTGATATTGGGTGCTGGGAATCTAGATCATTCCACACACATTTCCTAAATGAGGACATTAAGGACCAGTGATGGTGAGGGATGCACCCAAGGCAACACAGCTGGGAAATGTCACAGCTGGAATTGAGGCCCCTTCTGGTGGGTTCTAAGGCTGGCTTTTAGGCCAGTCTGCacttctgtcccccacccctcgATCTCCCAGGCCCTGAAAGTCAGGGCCAGAGGCCTCACTCCCTATCCTGGGTCTTCTTCTCAGAGTGAAGTTCCTGGTGATGAGTGACAAGGGACCTGTAGCTGAGACAGAGTGGTCCAACGAGACCCACCTACAGCGAGGTAAGGGGCTGGTAAAAcactggggcgggggggtctgGGGCCCGGGGGCTCCTGAggatgggctgggctggggagatGGAGCCAGCCCCCCATCACAGGCACCATTACCACCCCACTGCCTGCCGGTGCCCCTCCCCgagctggggagagggatggTCAGTCTGGAGGCCGTCCCAGGTCCCTCTTCTCAGGTCGGATCTCTCCTCCTTCCACTGCTCTGCCTGCCTGGGGAAACCCCCTCATGCCCCTCAGCTGAGAGGCTGCAGGCTGCTCCAGGCCCCCAAAGCACGGGCACCGTGGTCATCATTGCCATTTTGTCGGTCCTGCTGGCTGTCCTCCTCACTGCCCTCCTTGCTCTGCTTATCTACACCTGGTAAGTGGACAGGGTCTGGGCcccctgggaggggtggggtctCTGACCGGGACCACCTCTTATGCCCCCAGAAGACAGCAGGTCGTGcgagtgtgtgtgcacaggaaACCCTCCTCCGCTATCCCTCAGGGCCTGCCAATTGCTGGCAGGAGCTGTTGGGGGCAGGGCGAGTCTGCGCTCTCGGAGCGGGCCCCATGTGACCCCTGGCGGCATCCGCGGGACATGCGAGTGGGGCCTGGCCCCAGATACTCCCGGTTTGGCACACCCAGATGCAAAAGACAGGGGGATCAGCTGAGCAGGGATAGAGGAGAGTGGGGGTGCTGCACTGCTGGATCTGTgaagt
This DNA window, taken from Canis lupus familiaris isolate Mischka breed German Shepherd chromosome 6, alternate assembly UU_Cfam_GSD_1.0, whole genome shotgun sequence, encodes the following:
- the UPK3BL2 gene encoding uroplakin-3b-like protein 2; this translates as MGLSGGQYGLPVPLLLLLTCLPRGTALEHISYVPQLSNRSLAGTLTQSTFTLEQPRGQFSHRSISDSDVIWLVVAHSNATQNFSAPQRVEDIPVPEDFTRRGYYLTLMANRLLYPGNQPGNQLRVLRVGNDTSCSPTKRGCNHPLPGPGPYRVKFLVMSDKGPVAETEWSNETHLQRAERLQAAPGPQSTGTVVIIAILSVLLAVLLTALLALLIYTCYDIRGSTPISGPEQSVCVRRYDTHHMISPPAVGGS